Proteins from a genomic interval of Alteromonas macleodii ATCC 27126:
- the ftsH gene encoding ATP-dependent zinc metalloprotease FtsH gives MSDMAKNLILWLVIAVVLMSVFQSFSPSESSRSQTDYTTFLREAEQGNIREVRINNSGEIRGTKRSGETFQTFVPYFDDKLVSDLVKNDVRVYGEPPEEQSLLTSIFISWFPMLLLIGVWIFFMRQMQGGGGRGAMSFGKSKARLLGEDQIKTTFADVAGCDEAKEDVSELVDFLRDPSKFQKLGGKIPKGVLMVGPPGTGKTLLAKAIAGEAKVPFFTISGSDFVEMFVGVGASRVRDMFEQAKKAAPCIIFIDEIDAVGRQRGAGLGGGHDEREQTLNQMLVEMDGFEGHEGIIVIAATNRPDVLDPALLRPGRFDRQVVVGLPDIRGREQILKVHIRKVPVADNVEPSVIARGTPGFSGADLANLVNEAALFAARGNKRLVSMEEFEKAKDKIMMGSERKSMVMSEPEKEMTAYHEAGHAIVGRLVPEHDPVYKVSIIPRGRALGVTMYLPEQDRVSHSKQHLESMISSLFGGRIAEAIIYGDDKVTTGASNDIERATEIARKMVTQWGLSSKMGPMLYAEDEGEVFLGKSMSKATNMSDDTARAIDAEIKSLIDRNYERAQKILEDNIDILHSMKDALMKYETIDAKQIDDLMNRTDVRPPADWDDSKPSGGDKPSGGAPVREGEIKNDGVDKPSVGKPGDIPS, from the coding sequence TTGAGCGATATGGCAAAAAATTTAATCTTATGGTTAGTCATCGCCGTTGTTTTAATGTCGGTTTTCCAGAGCTTTTCACCGAGTGAATCGTCTCGTTCGCAAACTGACTACACAACGTTTTTGAGAGAAGCAGAACAGGGAAATATTCGAGAAGTTCGCATCAATAATAGTGGCGAAATTCGAGGTACTAAGCGTTCAGGCGAAACTTTCCAAACATTCGTACCTTACTTCGATGACAAGTTAGTATCTGACTTGGTTAAGAACGACGTAAGAGTGTACGGTGAACCACCAGAAGAGCAGTCTCTTCTGACGTCTATTTTCATCTCATGGTTCCCCATGTTACTGCTTATTGGTGTATGGATTTTCTTCATGCGTCAAATGCAGGGTGGCGGCGGCCGTGGCGCTATGTCATTCGGTAAAAGCAAAGCTCGCTTGCTTGGTGAAGACCAAATCAAGACAACATTTGCTGACGTAGCAGGCTGTGACGAAGCGAAAGAAGATGTATCTGAATTGGTAGACTTCCTACGCGACCCGTCTAAGTTCCAAAAGCTAGGTGGTAAAATTCCGAAGGGCGTACTTATGGTAGGTCCTCCTGGTACAGGTAAAACGTTGCTTGCAAAAGCCATTGCCGGTGAAGCGAAAGTACCATTCTTTACTATCTCTGGTTCTGATTTCGTTGAAATGTTCGTGGGTGTAGGTGCATCTCGTGTGCGTGACATGTTTGAGCAAGCGAAAAAAGCGGCGCCTTGTATCATCTTTATCGATGAAATTGATGCGGTAGGCCGTCAACGTGGTGCTGGTCTAGGTGGTGGTCACGACGAACGTGAGCAAACCCTTAACCAGATGCTTGTTGAAATGGACGGCTTTGAAGGTCATGAAGGTATTATCGTTATTGCGGCAACTAACCGTCCTGACGTACTAGACCCTGCGCTTCTTCGTCCAGGTCGTTTTGACCGTCAAGTAGTGGTTGGTCTTCCTGACATCCGCGGCCGTGAACAAATTCTTAAAGTTCATATTCGCAAAGTGCCAGTGGCTGATAACGTAGAACCGTCAGTTATTGCTCGCGGTACACCAGGTTTCTCAGGTGCTGACCTTGCTAACCTAGTAAACGAAGCTGCATTGTTCGCTGCTCGCGGCAACAAGCGCCTTGTTTCTATGGAAGAGTTTGAGAAAGCGAAAGACAAAATCATGATGGGCTCTGAGCGTAAGTCTATGGTGATGTCTGAGCCTGAAAAAGAAATGACAGCGTATCACGAAGCGGGTCACGCTATCGTAGGTCGCTTAGTGCCAGAGCACGATCCGGTATACAAAGTGTCAATCATTCCACGCGGTCGCGCGCTGGGTGTGACCATGTACTTACCAGAGCAAGACCGAGTGAGCCACTCTAAACAGCACTTAGAAAGTATGATTTCTAGCTTGTTTGGTGGGCGTATTGCTGAAGCCATTATTTATGGTGACGACAAAGTAACCACGGGTGCATCTAACGACATCGAACGCGCAACTGAAATTGCACGTAAGATGGTCACCCAATGGGGCTTGTCGAGCAAAATGGGCCCAATGCTTTACGCTGAAGACGAAGGTGAAGTGTTCCTAGGCAAGTCTATGTCTAAGGCAACAAACATGTCTGATGACACAGCACGTGCCATTGATGCGGAAATTAAGTCACTGATTGACCGCAACTACGAGCGTGCTCAAAAGATCCTTGAAGACAACATCGATATTTTACATTCAATGAAAGACGCACTGATGAAGTACGAAACCATTGATGCTAAGCAAATTGATGATCTGATGAACCGCACTGACGTTCGTCCTCCTGCTGACTGGGATGACAGCAAGCCATCGGGTGGCGATAAGCCGAGTGGTGGTGCGCCGGTTCGTGAAGGTGAAATTAAAAATGACGGTGTAGACAAACCGTCGGTAGGTAAGCCGGGCGATATTCCAAGCTAA
- the yhbY gene encoding ribosome assembly RNA-binding protein YhbY, producing MKLSNKQKQFLKGLAHPLKPVVQLGGNGLTEGVVAEIDNALSHHELIKVKVPTDDREEKALIMDAIVRETNSVKLQVIGHTLIIYRQSEDCKIQLPK from the coding sequence ATGAAACTTTCAAATAAACAGAAACAATTCCTAAAAGGCCTTGCACACCCTTTAAAACCTGTTGTGCAGCTAGGTGGGAACGGCCTGACAGAAGGTGTGGTTGCCGAAATTGACAACGCCCTTAGCCATCACGAATTAATTAAAGTTAAGGTGCCAACAGACGATCGCGAAGAAAAAGCGCTAATCATGGATGCCATTGTTCGTGAAACAAACTCAGTTAAGCTACAGGTAATTGGCCACACGCTAATTATCTACCGTCAAAGCGAAGACTGTAAAATTCAGTTGCCAAAATAG
- the rlmE gene encoding 23S rRNA (uridine(2552)-2'-O)-methyltransferase RlmE yields MTKKKHSASSKRWLQEHVNDHYVQKANKEGWRSRAIYKLEEIQKKDKLIKPGMTLVDLGAAPGGWSQLAAQLVGDNGQVIACDILPMDPIVGVDFLQGDFREDAVLDALLNRIGGNTVDIVLSDMAPNLAGNASVDQSRSMYLCELALDMCHQVLKPGGSFVIKVFQGEGFVEFMNALKQSFTTIKTRKPDSSRSRSREVYLVACGYKV; encoded by the coding sequence ATGACAAAAAAGAAACACTCCGCCAGCAGTAAACGCTGGCTACAAGAACACGTTAACGACCATTATGTGCAAAAAGCAAATAAGGAAGGTTGGCGCTCGCGAGCTATCTATAAACTGGAAGAAATTCAGAAAAAAGATAAGCTTATTAAACCGGGAATGACACTTGTAGACCTTGGTGCTGCACCGGGGGGCTGGTCACAGCTAGCCGCACAGCTCGTTGGCGACAATGGTCAAGTTATCGCGTGCGATATTTTGCCCATGGACCCAATCGTGGGCGTAGACTTTTTACAAGGTGATTTCAGAGAGGACGCTGTTCTCGACGCACTATTGAACAGAATCGGTGGGAACACCGTAGATATTGTGTTGTCTGATATGGCACCGAACCTTGCAGGTAACGCGTCGGTTGACCAATCTCGCTCTATGTACCTTTGCGAACTAGCGCTTGATATGTGTCACCAAGTGTTAAAGCCTGGTGGTTCGTTTGTCATAAAGGTGTTCCAAGGTGAGGGGTTTGTTGAGTTCATGAACGCACTTAAACAATCTTTCACAACCATAAAGACGCGTAAGCCTGACTCGTCCAGATCACGTTCGCGAGAGGTGTATTTGGTGGCTTGTGGGTATAAAGTGTAG
- the folP gene encoding dihydropteroate synthase — protein sequence MQFGKYFIGLSQPQVMGILNVTPDSFSDGGKHTNVSQALDHALRMIEEGATFIDIGGESTRPGAPDVSLQEELDRTIPVIEAVAKNTPCVISIDTSKADVMREAVKAGAGLINDVRALQEPGALQVAAEAQVPVCLMHMQGQPRTMQQSPEYDDVVNDVGQFLLARTKVCEEAGIAKDKILFDPGYGFGKSLEHNYTLVKHLPSLMKLGYPVLVGMSRKSMIGNLLNRKVDERLAGSISLATIVAQMGAQIIRVHDVKETADAVNIVKMLNSVK from the coding sequence ATGCAGTTTGGTAAGTACTTCATAGGTCTGTCACAGCCTCAGGTAATGGGCATTTTAAATGTTACTCCTGATTCATTTTCTGACGGCGGCAAGCACACAAATGTATCTCAAGCCCTTGACCATGCGCTTCGCATGATTGAAGAAGGGGCAACTTTTATTGATATAGGTGGTGAATCGACAAGGCCAGGCGCGCCCGACGTATCGCTGCAGGAAGAGCTTGACCGCACAATACCCGTTATTGAAGCCGTAGCTAAAAATACCCCATGTGTTATTTCTATTGATACCAGCAAGGCTGACGTTATGCGGGAAGCGGTGAAAGCCGGCGCGGGGCTAATCAACGATGTACGCGCGTTACAAGAGCCTGGTGCATTGCAAGTAGCAGCTGAAGCACAAGTACCTGTTTGTTTAATGCATATGCAGGGGCAACCCAGAACCATGCAGCAAAGCCCTGAGTATGATGATGTAGTGAATGATGTGGGTCAGTTTCTACTCGCGCGCACCAAAGTGTGTGAAGAAGCGGGCATTGCTAAAGACAAGATTTTGTTCGACCCTGGCTACGGTTTCGGAAAGTCACTGGAACACAATTATACGCTGGTGAAACACTTGCCATCGCTTATGAAGCTGGGTTACCCAGTGTTAGTAGGCATGTCTCGCAAGTCGATGATTGGCAATTTGCTAAATAGAAAAGTGGATGAGCGCTTGGCGGGAAGCATAAGCCTCGCTACAATTGTCGCCCAAATGGGCGCACAGATAATTCGCGTTCACGACGTGAAAGAAACAGCTGATGCTGTCAATATCGTGAAAATGCTGAATTCAGTAAAATAA
- the glmM gene encoding phosphoglucosamine mutase produces MTQRKYFGTDGIRGKVGESNINPEFVTKLGWAAGKVLAGRGTNKVLIGKDTRISGYMLESSLEAGLSAAGINIGLLGPMPTPAIAYLTKTFRSEAGIVISASHNPFYDNGIKFFSAQGFKLDDDIELAIEDMLERPMTCVASDKLGKATRINDAAGRYIEFCKGTFPSELSLTDLKIVVDCAHGATYHIAPNVLRELGATVIELGTAPNGLNINDGVGATSMDAIVEKVKETGADLGFALDGDGDRIMMVDHLGNVLDGDQIVYIIARDALKNGKMQGGVVGTLMSNLGLENALSKLGVPFARSNVGDRYVMELLQQKGWSIGGENSGHVLNLNMSSTGDGIVAGLQVLAAMLRSHMDLHDLASGFEMYPQTLVNVRYANQEVDYLAHSNVQNAKKEAESALGKTGRVLLRKSGTEPLIRVMVESNDESQSHKWAEHIAETVRNLAN; encoded by the coding sequence ATGACGCAGCGCAAATATTTCGGCACCGACGGTATCCGCGGAAAGGTAGGCGAGAGCAATATCAACCCAGAGTTTGTTACAAAACTCGGGTGGGCAGCAGGTAAGGTCCTTGCCGGACGAGGGACGAACAAAGTACTTATTGGTAAAGACACGCGTATTTCTGGCTACATGTTAGAGTCGTCTTTAGAGGCGGGTTTATCGGCTGCTGGTATCAATATCGGCTTGCTAGGCCCCATGCCAACGCCAGCCATTGCTTATCTCACCAAAACATTTCGCTCAGAAGCAGGGATAGTGATTAGTGCGTCACATAATCCCTTTTATGACAACGGCATTAAATTTTTCTCAGCGCAAGGCTTTAAGCTTGATGATGATATCGAATTAGCGATTGAAGATATGCTTGAGCGTCCAATGACATGTGTGGCATCTGATAAGCTGGGTAAGGCTACGCGTATAAACGACGCTGCGGGTCGTTATATTGAGTTTTGTAAGGGGACATTCCCTTCAGAATTATCGCTGACAGATCTTAAAATTGTTGTGGACTGCGCACATGGCGCAACGTACCACATTGCCCCCAATGTATTGAGAGAGTTAGGTGCTACGGTTATCGAACTTGGTACAGCGCCGAACGGTTTAAATATTAACGACGGTGTAGGCGCAACCTCAATGGATGCGATTGTTGAAAAGGTTAAGGAGACCGGCGCTGATCTTGGCTTTGCCCTAGACGGCGATGGCGATCGCATTATGATGGTAGACCACCTTGGTAATGTGCTTGATGGTGACCAGATTGTTTACATCATTGCCCGCGACGCGCTTAAGAACGGCAAAATGCAGGGTGGCGTCGTTGGCACTTTGATGAGCAATTTAGGCCTTGAAAATGCGTTGTCAAAGCTTGGTGTTCCCTTCGCAAGAAGTAATGTTGGCGACCGTTATGTGATGGAGCTGCTACAACAAAAAGGCTGGTCTATTGGCGGTGAAAACTCGGGTCATGTTCTCAATCTTAATATGAGCTCTACGGGTGACGGCATTGTAGCCGGGCTTCAAGTGCTTGCAGCAATGCTTCGTTCGCACATGGACTTACACGACTTAGCGAGTGGGTTTGAAATGTACCCGCAAACGCTAGTTAACGTGAGGTACGCTAACCAAGAAGTGGATTATTTAGCACACAGCAATGTACAAAATGCTAAGAAAGAGGCTGAGTCTGCGTTAGGTAAAACGGGCAGGGTACTTCTACGTAAAAGTGGTACTGAGCCGTTAATTCGTGTGATGGTTGAGTCGAATGACGAAAGCCAAT
- a CDS encoding 3-hydroxyacyl-CoA dehydrogenase — translation MTLNNLTAIVTGGCSGLGHATAIALRDAGANVSLFDLNEELGAQRVEELGNNNTLFTKVDVRDETSVQAAIDATTERFGAISLVVNCAGIAPAKRLLDKEGNPAPLGDFQKTIDINLVGSFNVSRLVAATMAKQSPINGEGERGLIVNTASVAGYEGQIGQTAYAASKGGIIGLTLPMARDLAPLGIRVNTIAPGVMGTPMLLAMPEKVQDALSANVQFPKRLGLPEEFAKLVIHMANNSYLNGETIRLDGGLRMPPK, via the coding sequence ATGACGCTAAATAATCTTACTGCCATTGTTACTGGCGGTTGCTCCGGACTTGGTCACGCCACTGCTATCGCACTTCGAGATGCAGGTGCTAACGTCAGCCTTTTCGACTTAAATGAAGAGCTTGGCGCACAGCGCGTAGAAGAATTAGGCAATAACAACACACTTTTCACCAAAGTCGATGTACGCGATGAAACTTCTGTTCAAGCGGCTATAGACGCGACAACCGAAAGGTTTGGCGCCATTTCTTTAGTGGTTAACTGTGCAGGCATCGCCCCAGCTAAGCGACTGCTTGACAAAGAAGGCAATCCGGCGCCGTTGGGTGACTTCCAGAAAACTATCGATATTAACTTAGTAGGAAGCTTTAATGTTTCTCGCTTAGTTGCAGCGACGATGGCAAAGCAATCGCCAATTAACGGGGAAGGCGAACGCGGTCTTATCGTAAACACTGCTTCAGTTGCTGGTTACGAAGGTCAAATAGGGCAAACCGCTTATGCCGCGAGTAAAGGTGGTATTATCGGCTTAACCCTTCCAATGGCTCGAGACTTAGCCCCGTTGGGTATTCGTGTTAACACCATTGCGCCGGGTGTAATGGGCACGCCAATGCTACTTGCTATGCCAGAAAAAGTGCAAGACGCCCTTTCTGCTAACGTTCAGTTTCCTAAGCGCCTTGGGCTACCAGAAGAATTTGCTAAGTTAGTTATCCATATGGCGAACAATAGCTACCTAAATGGTGAGACAATCCGCTTAGACGGCGGGCTGCGCATGCCTCCAAAGTAG